The following proteins are encoded in a genomic region of Nitrospiraceae bacterium:
- a CDS encoding HAD family hydrolase yields the protein MTVSEEVVFLLDVDNTLLDNDHIGSDLSHHLAQEFGGKNRDRYWDIFETLRKELGYADYLGALQRYRVETMNDPRLLMMSSFLVDYPFAERLYPGALDLLAHLDHRGRTVILSDGDVVFQPRKIQRSGLWDAVKGRVLIYLHKEHMLADVERRYPARHYVMIDDKLRILRAMKQVWGDRLTTISPRQGHYALDQKNLTAYPPADLTVERIGELVKYDLPALLGIVDTRPTE from the coding sequence ATGACTGTCTCGGAGGAAGTGGTCTTCCTATTGGATGTGGATAATACCCTATTGGATAACGACCACATCGGCTCTGACCTAAGCCATCATCTCGCGCAAGAGTTTGGGGGGAAAAACCGGGATCGATACTGGGACATTTTTGAGACGTTGAGAAAGGAACTCGGTTACGCAGACTATCTGGGGGCTTTGCAACGCTACCGTGTTGAAACCATGAATGACCCGCGCTTGCTGATGATGTCTTCATTTCTGGTTGACTATCCATTCGCCGAACGCCTTTATCCTGGCGCGCTCGACCTTCTGGCCCATCTTGACCATCGGGGCCGGACGGTCATCCTCTCGGATGGTGATGTGGTCTTTCAGCCGCGCAAGATCCAACGGTCGGGATTGTGGGATGCGGTCAAGGGTCGGGTGTTGATTTACCTGCACAAGGAACACATGCTCGCCGACGTCGAGCGACGTTATCCAGCTCGACATTACGTCATGATAGACGACAAGCTTCGCATTCTAAGAGCCATGAAACAGGTCTGGGGAGATCGCCTGACAACGATCTCTCCCCGCCAGGGCCATTACGCGCTGGATCAAAAAAATCTCACGGCCTATCCCCCGGCTGACCTTACGGTTGAGCGCATCGGCGAACTGGTCAAATATGATCTCCCCGCCTTGCTCGGCATAGTCGACACCCGCCCTACAGAATAG
- the cydB gene encoding cytochrome d ubiquinol oxidase subunit II, with protein sequence METFWYVAVTLMLAIYVVLDGFDFGLGIIYGFAAKTEADRRKALAAIGPIWNGNEVWLIAAGGLLFFAFPKAYSAGFSGFYLALHLVLWLLIARGLALELRSHVNHALWRQFCDVAFAGASLFLAFVFGVALGNLIRGVPLNAEGYFFVALWTNFMTGPEPGILDWFTILIGATSIAILAMHGANFLVMKTKGQLQNRARHASWLAGSAVVILVGLALTSVPIVQPAFYLNYAAHPIGYVFPILSMAALLSAVEIRRRNWDAGAFSATSLLILTMLASTAWGAYPNILIATNDPANSLTVTNATAGAYGMQIGLWWFLVGFILLIGYQVCAHQAFRGKVKLGGH encoded by the coding sequence ATGGAAACCTTCTGGTATGTCGCCGTCACATTGATGCTGGCTATTTATGTCGTCCTTGACGGATTCGACTTCGGCCTTGGCATCATCTATGGCTTCGCCGCCAAAACCGAAGCAGACCGCCGTAAGGCCTTGGCCGCCATCGGCCCCATCTGGAACGGCAACGAAGTGTGGCTGATCGCTGCAGGTGGTCTGTTATTCTTCGCTTTCCCCAAGGCCTATTCGGCAGGGTTCAGCGGTTTTTATCTGGCCTTACATCTGGTCCTGTGGCTGCTGATTGCCCGTGGACTCGCACTCGAACTCCGTTCGCATGTGAATCACGCACTCTGGCGGCAGTTTTGCGATGTGGCGTTTGCCGGAGCGAGCCTCTTCCTGGCTTTCGTGTTCGGAGTGGCCTTGGGCAACCTCATTCGCGGGGTGCCCTTGAATGCCGAAGGGTATTTCTTCGTGGCCCTCTGGACAAATTTCATGACAGGCCCGGAGCCGGGCATACTGGATTGGTTTACCATACTCATTGGAGCCACAAGCATAGCGATCCTCGCCATGCACGGTGCCAATTTCCTGGTCATGAAAACGAAAGGCCAGTTACAAAACCGGGCGCGACACGCAAGCTGGTTGGCTGGATCAGCCGTGGTTATTCTGGTCGGGTTGGCTCTGACGTCCGTCCCCATTGTCCAACCGGCATTTTATCTTAATTATGCCGCCCATCCCATTGGATATGTCTTCCCCATCCTCAGTATGGCGGCGTTGTTGTCGGCTGTCGAAATACGAAGGCGCAATTGGGATGCGGGAGCGTTTTCCGCGACGAGTCTGTTGATATTGACAATGCTGGCCAGCACAGCCTGGGGGGCATATCCGAACATTCTGATTGCAACGAATGATCCGGCTAACAGCTTGACCGTGACCAACGCCACCGCCGGCGCCTATGGCATGCAGATCGGACTCTGGTGGTTTCTGGTTGGATTCATTCTGCTCATTGGCTATCAAGTCTGCGCGCATCAAGCATTCCGCGGAAAGGTCAAGCTCGGCGGACATTAA
- a CDS encoding cytochrome ubiquinol oxidase subunit I: MASALLYDRLQFAFTVTFHYLFPQLTMGLALLLLYLRSRALASGDNHYHEVARFWTKIFGLSFAFGVVTGIPLEFQFGTNWAKFSNFAGGVIGQTLAMEGLFAFTLESSFLGILLFGENRFSPQVQWAAMLMLFLGSWLSGYFILATNAWMQHPVAYTVAPDGRLFVDSLSGLLTNPWLFWQYAHNMTAAVVTASFVMAAVGSFYLLSGLHAPYAKTFLRTGVVTGAIATALMIFPTGHENARQVFEHQPIKGAAFEGLFKTKRGAGMLLVGQPNMETLTIDNPLVVPDALSLVLFNELYATVKGLDAFPRTEWPDNVVLLYYAYHIMAGLGTMLATVMALALLWLWRGGLFSANWLLWLLMLAAPLPYLATTAGWMTAELGRQPWLVYGLLRTVDGNSPLVHSGNTLFTLLGFLGIYLVLGLLFLFLMAETIRHGPASSLPESAKR; this comes from the coding sequence ATGGCCAGCGCGCTACTTTATGACCGTCTGCAATTCGCCTTCACGGTCACCTTTCATTATCTCTTTCCACAATTGACGATGGGGCTGGCCTTGCTGCTGCTTTACCTGCGGAGCCGGGCTCTCGCTTCCGGTGACAACCATTACCATGAAGTTGCCCGGTTTTGGACAAAAATTTTTGGTTTGAGTTTTGCCTTTGGTGTCGTAACCGGCATTCCCTTAGAATTCCAGTTCGGCACCAATTGGGCGAAATTCTCCAACTTTGCCGGCGGCGTAATCGGCCAGACGCTGGCCATGGAAGGCCTGTTTGCGTTTACTCTGGAATCGTCATTCCTTGGCATCTTGCTATTCGGGGAGAACCGATTCAGCCCACAGGTACAATGGGCCGCAATGCTGATGCTTTTTCTTGGATCCTGGCTTTCCGGCTATTTTATTCTGGCGACGAATGCCTGGATGCAACATCCGGTCGCCTATACGGTGGCCCCGGACGGACGATTGTTCGTGGATAGTCTTTCCGGTCTGCTCACGAATCCTTGGCTGTTCTGGCAATATGCTCACAACATGACGGCCGCAGTCGTCACGGCCTCGTTCGTGATGGCGGCAGTCGGTTCGTTCTACCTCTTATCCGGCCTGCACGCGCCATATGCGAAGACGTTCCTCCGTACCGGCGTGGTGACCGGCGCCATCGCCACGGCGTTGATGATCTTCCCGACAGGCCACGAGAACGCCAGACAGGTCTTTGAACATCAACCGATCAAAGGCGCCGCATTCGAAGGTCTCTTCAAAACCAAGCGTGGCGCGGGCATGTTGCTCGTCGGTCAACCGAATATGGAAACCCTGACGATCGACAATCCGCTCGTCGTGCCGGATGCATTGAGTCTTGTGCTCTTTAACGAGCTTTACGCCACGGTGAAAGGGCTGGATGCGTTTCCACGCACAGAGTGGCCCGACAATGTCGTGCTGCTATACTATGCTTACCATATCATGGCCGGGCTTGGAACCATGCTGGCAACGGTAATGGCATTGGCATTGCTCTGGCTCTGGCGTGGGGGATTGTTTTCCGCGAACTGGCTGCTCTGGCTGCTCATGCTTGCCGCACCGCTTCCCTATCTGGCCACAACGGCCGGCTGGATGACCGCCGAACTCGGCCGCCAGCCTTGGCTGGTGTATGGCCTGCTCCGCACGGTCGACGGCAACTCACCACTGGTCCATTCGGGCAACACACTGTTTACGTTGCTCGGATTTCTCGGAATCTATCTTGTGTTGGGACTGCTTTTCCTTTTCCTGATGGCTGAAACAATAAGACATGGCCCGGCAAGCTCCCTCCCTGAATCTGCGAAGCGCTAG